Proteins from a genomic interval of Maylandia zebra isolate NMK-2024a linkage group LG15, Mzebra_GT3a, whole genome shotgun sequence:
- the LOC143412704 gene encoding low-density lipoprotein receptor-like gives MVVDWIHQLLYWTSIEMGCVSVAFLDGSAHRRLIAGLDKPSAVAVDPLRGLLFWADCGVSPKIESAGLDGCDRKALVTSSIRQPVAISLDMPRQLLYWFDEGMRRISRVNLDGRQRKTVVESNGYLDRAFGLSVFEGFVYWSDEVTRSICRANKHNGRDLQALLSNVTSPGGVLIIQPVLQPKGPSVCGCPRAVCHHKCVIDLLTQGPKFSCVSPEIGRNKTEEIPAISRSVPATALSDPTFLGILSLIVFLSVLLLGMAAWWWRKEFQPYRSLTVQSFSLKESQDPLVIQEPPMGSDTRIVKETLLKRDLDGE, from the exons ATGGTGGTGGATTGGATCCACCAACTTCTCTACTGGACCAGTATAGAGATGGGGTGCGTTAGCGTGGCCTTTCTGGATGGTTCAGCTCATCGTCGGCTCATCGCAGGGCTCGACAAGCCCTCCGCAGTGGCCGTGGATCCTCTCCGAGG GCTGCTTTTCTGGGCAGATTGTGGTGTCTCCCCAAAGATCGAAAGTGCCGGTTTGGACGGCTGCGACAGAAAAGCTCTGGTCACTTCCTCAATACGCCAGCCTGTAGCCATCTCTCTAG ATATGCCTCGGCAGCTGCTGTACTGGTTTGATGAGGGAATGAGAAGAATCTCAAGAGTAAATCTAGACGGTCGTCAGCGTAAAACGGTGGTGGAGTCTAACGGCTATCTAGACCGAGCGTTTGGACTGTCTGTGTTCGAG GGATTTGTATATTGGAGTGACGAAGTTACGCGGTCCATTTGCcgagcaaacaaacacaacgGCAGAGACCTCCAAGCACTTCTGTCTAACGTCACCTCACCAGGTGGTGTGCTCATCATACAGCCTGTTCTCCAACCAAAAG GACCCTCTGTTTGTGGATGTCCAAGGGCAGTTTGCCATCACAAGTGTGTCATTGACTTGCTGACCCAGGGTCCAAAGTTCAGCTGTGTTTCTCCAGAAATaggaagaaacaaaacagaggaAATTCCTGCAATCTCCCGTTCAGTTCCTGCAACAGCTTTATCGGATCCTACATTTTTGGGAATCCTTTCTCTGATTG TGTTCCTCAGTGTCCTGCTGTTGGGAATGGCTGCATGGTGGTGGAGGAAAGAATTCCAACCTTACAGATCTCTCACTGTGCAGAGCTTCTCCCTGAAGGAATCCCAGGACCCCCTCGTCATTCAAGAGCCACCAATGGGTTCAGACACACGTATAGTCAAG GAAACTTTGCTTAAGCGGGACTTGGACGGTGAGTGA